In one window of Methanosarcina vacuolata Z-761 DNA:
- a CDS encoding UPF0280 family protein translates to MQDPIKPAKDSDKKTVNTSIKEHFQLKETIVTIAADNQAHIEAAKEAIRIHRAALETYILSDPYFQLTLEPYECPENAPEVVRRMVKAGNTMGIGPMSAVAGTISALAVEAMVKAGAKYAIVDNGGDIALINDRPVVVGIYAGQSPIKNLGLVFETRDSITGVCTSAGTVGPSISFGMADAAAVFSDDVSLADAAATALGNEVGIGKESVESSFKAVKGISGIKGALVIQGEYIGMWGQVPGITRADVRYEYITKA, encoded by the coding sequence ATGCAAGACCCCATAAAACCTGCTAAAGACTCTGATAAAAAAACTGTTAATACCTCAATTAAAGAACATTTCCAGCTCAAGGAAACCATAGTTACTATTGCAGCCGATAACCAGGCCCATATCGAAGCCGCAAAAGAAGCGATACGCATCCACAGGGCAGCCCTTGAGACTTACATTCTTTCCGATCCTTATTTTCAGCTTACTCTCGAACCCTACGAATGCCCTGAAAATGCCCCTGAGGTTGTAAGAAGGATGGTAAAAGCAGGAAACACTATGGGTATAGGGCCAATGAGTGCGGTTGCAGGTACGATTTCGGCTCTTGCTGTGGAAGCAATGGTTAAAGCAGGAGCAAAGTATGCTATTGTCGATAACGGCGGAGATATTGCACTCATCAATGACAGGCCTGTTGTGGTTGGGATCTATGCAGGACAGTCCCCTATTAAAAACCTGGGGCTGGTGTTCGAAACCAGAGACTCGATTACAGGCGTATGCACCTCAGCAGGAACAGTTGGCCCTTCAATCAGCTTCGGGATGGCAGATGCGGCTGCAGTGTTTTCAGATGACGTTTCCCTGGCAGATGCGGCTGCAACGGCTCTTGGAAATGAGGTAGGTATAGGAAAGGAATCTGTAGAGTCTTCTTTCAAAGCCGTAAAGGGAATTTCAGGAATAAAAGGAGCACTTGTAATCCAGGGAGAATATATTGGCATGTGGGGACAGGTGCCAGGGATTACGAGGGCAGATGTCAGGTATGAGTATATAACTAAAGCGTGA
- a CDS encoding DUF460 domain-containing protein, whose protein sequence is MQKRIIYGIDIARGSPRARELPRYALAILKDGEVFHQSMLRRQKIFNMIQREKPEIIAVDNIFELAADRSELLSLMEKLPEGVKLVQVTGGLHPEPLVRLARKYGFSFDPENPNDEAEACARLADLGVGHEVSLFEDITKIKVSRARSLGRGGWSQNRYRRKVHGAVLQRSREIENALKDLSREKGIRFETVNVKGFGGYVRSEFTVYAKRGEIPIHPMASNDSQVSVRSVERDKIRYVPLKPKNPRRKFTIVGIDPGTTVGIAILSLDGELLYLKSSRGIAPDEVVKLIAEYGKPAVVASDVTPMPSSVEKIRRSFNAVPASPGIEVSAEEKIALGRTFGYSNDHERDALTAALLTYRSYKNIFSRIEKKAPQNADLELIKFYVISGASIEAAIEKARASGEPEKPKPREHAEKPEDRAVDESLLKMRETVQRQSEQIQNLQEYLEELKKELISKDRKISKLESRLNSFKKEAYSEIRKSKEINIRDETIESLKKEVSHRNKTVKELRRRSNKLRKIQKMEVRGEGTAVKVIAAFTKESIAETKEKYGLKTGDVVFLENPSGGGTATAQILVEAGIRAVLIPEDISHAAEETFFKGDVPVLKNIPLERAEDFAMAEPETLKAAIADWEKEADARRHKAKEDELQSLFDEYRSERRRGLV, encoded by the coding sequence ATGCAAAAAAGGATTATCTATGGAATTGATATTGCCCGGGGCTCTCCCAGGGCAAGAGAACTTCCCAGGTATGCACTTGCTATCCTTAAGGACGGGGAAGTTTTCCACCAAAGTATGCTCCGTCGCCAGAAAATCTTTAATATGATCCAGAGGGAAAAGCCGGAGATAATAGCTGTTGACAATATTTTTGAGCTTGCAGCCGACCGAAGCGAGCTCCTATCTCTTATGGAAAAGCTGCCTGAGGGCGTTAAACTTGTCCAGGTCACAGGTGGGCTTCACCCTGAACCACTTGTAAGGCTTGCACGGAAATATGGTTTTTCTTTTGATCCCGAAAACCCGAATGACGAAGCCGAAGCATGTGCACGTCTTGCAGATCTGGGGGTTGGGCATGAAGTTTCCCTTTTTGAAGATATTACAAAAATTAAAGTTAGTAGAGCCCGTTCCCTTGGAAGGGGGGGCTGGAGCCAGAACCGATACCGCAGGAAGGTACATGGAGCTGTGCTGCAAAGGAGCAGGGAGATTGAGAATGCCCTGAAAGACCTTTCTCGGGAAAAAGGTATCAGATTCGAAACCGTAAACGTAAAAGGTTTCGGAGGCTATGTCAGGTCTGAATTCACAGTTTATGCAAAACGTGGAGAGATACCGATACATCCAATGGCAAGTAACGATTCTCAGGTAAGCGTAAGAAGTGTTGAACGCGATAAAATCCGATATGTTCCCCTTAAACCGAAGAATCCGAGACGTAAGTTTACAATAGTGGGAATCGATCCTGGAACAACCGTGGGAATAGCGATTCTCTCTCTTGACGGAGAGCTTCTTTACTTGAAAAGCTCCAGGGGGATTGCTCCTGATGAAGTTGTCAAACTTATTGCCGAATACGGAAAACCTGCAGTTGTTGCCAGCGATGTAACTCCAATGCCGAGTTCAGTTGAGAAAATCCGAAGAAGCTTCAACGCAGTACCTGCAAGTCCTGGAATTGAGGTTTCTGCCGAGGAAAAAATAGCGCTTGGAAGGACTTTTGGTTACTCGAATGACCACGAAAGGGATGCACTGACTGCTGCTCTTCTCACCTACAGGAGTTATAAGAACATATTTTCCAGGATTGAAAAGAAAGCTCCGCAAAATGCAGATCTTGAGCTGATAAAGTTTTATGTGATCAGTGGAGCTTCGATAGAGGCGGCAATTGAAAAAGCCCGGGCATCAGGTGAGCCTGAAAAACCAAAGCCCAGAGAACATGCCGAAAAGCCGGAGGACAGGGCAGTTGACGAATCTCTCCTGAAAATGAGAGAGACTGTCCAGCGGCAGAGCGAGCAGATTCAGAACCTTCAGGAATATCTTGAGGAACTAAAGAAAGAACTGATTTCAAAAGACCGGAAAATCTCAAAGCTCGAGTCAAGACTGAACAGCTTCAAAAAGGAAGCTTATAGCGAAATTCGGAAATCAAAAGAAATCAATATCAGGGACGAAACTATTGAAAGCCTGAAGAAAGAGGTTAGCCATAGAAACAAAACCGTAAAGGAGCTGCGGCGCAGAAGCAACAAGCTGCGTAAAATCCAGAAGATGGAGGTCCGTGGTGAAGGTACGGCTGTCAAAGTTATTGCTGCCTTTACGAAGGAGTCCATTGCCGAAACAAAGGAAAAATACGGGCTTAAGACAGGTGATGTAGTTTTCCTTGAAAACCCAAGCGGAGGCGGAACTGCAACCGCTCAGATTCTTGTAGAAGCCGGAATCCGAGCCGTACTCATCCCTGAGGATATCTCGCACGCAGCCGAGGAAACCTTCTTCAAAGGCGATGTTCCGGTTTTAAAGAATATCCCGCTTGAGAGGGCTGAAGACTTTGCAATGGCCGAACCAGAAACCCTTAAAGCCGCAATTGCAGACTGGGAAAAAGAAGCCGATGCAAGGCGTCACAAAGCCAAAGAGGACGAACTGCAAAGCCTCTTTGACGAATATAGGAGTGAAAGGCGCAGGGGCCTGGTATAA
- a CDS encoding DUF3656 domain-containing U32 family peptidase, whose translation MSTENYPTENYTCTPPEVLAPVGDEEALLAAIRGGADAVYLGVGEFNARQGAKNFTIENLDEAVKLAHSHGVLVYLALNIPIKQKELQHALEITDCAYAAGVDAVILQDLGLLRLLNEIYPDFELHASTQMTIHNKGGVDFAAGLGAKRVIVSRELTAAEVKDIVDHSNAEIEVFVHGALCYSYSGKCLFSSFLHGRSANRGACAQPCRRRYRFVVNGREVDERHLSGSYPISCAELSTLTGLEEIIKTGVVSLKIEGRMKKPEYVTASAAAYKAAVEGICGPGENPTKEELEARESELAKLFYRGFTRGFILGEKGVSHPKYSSNYGAFLGKVLDISRSKGNTKLTVRLNQDIQVKDGISIFTRERMLGSAVTGLLTISGEHIISAQKGEKVGLEISSKTGRAVQRGDELYLTTDTRLLDTLQKTKLKTLPVSLKVRARKGERFTVVIREESENPRETSETTEKVPFVEFTDDYVVQEAEKAPTTAEKIRKAMESLGDTSFEAVSVEIDADENIFIPVGVLKNARRKAADLLLEKILSVDKREQKHPKLEDFSHLCSSQSRCSEASYQYEQSPAVNEALNKTLSETRGRNSASKRLLLSVEVNESHSLFEAAFAGADVIYVPVSKFEELSATENAEKLEDLKAERVEIVFRVPLINHDYELDKLKPLLGKVKEAGFGIACSDFGTLQLAKELSIPFTAGKEFNIFNAFTASTLYQAGAYRSTLSSELNLSEIKNLCEALQTCEGSGQTEIFVYGRELMLITENDLLKPLVDRRIVRKDSKVLLVDQESSEFPVERLGTRTLIYNSKVLDMLKYVKNLKDYGVDVLRLDLSFNTQAEIKEIIAAYKEALAGKETRLKPARGVEYTTGHYFKGV comes from the coding sequence ATGTCTACTGAAAATTATCCTACTGAAAATTATACATGTACCCCCCCTGAAGTCCTGGCTCCCGTAGGTGACGAAGAAGCCCTTCTTGCTGCAATTCGAGGAGGAGCTGATGCAGTCTATCTCGGGGTTGGCGAATTCAATGCCCGTCAGGGTGCAAAGAATTTCACTATTGAGAACCTTGACGAGGCCGTGAAACTGGCGCACTCACACGGAGTTCTTGTTTACCTTGCCCTCAATATCCCGATCAAGCAAAAAGAGTTGCAGCACGCGCTTGAGATTACAGACTGTGCATATGCAGCCGGAGTCGATGCAGTTATCCTTCAGGACCTGGGGCTTCTCAGGCTTTTAAATGAAATCTATCCGGACTTTGAGCTTCATGCAAGTACCCAGATGACTATCCATAATAAAGGAGGAGTCGATTTTGCAGCAGGGCTGGGAGCAAAAAGAGTTATAGTCTCAAGGGAACTTACTGCGGCTGAGGTAAAGGACATCGTGGACCACTCAAATGCAGAAATTGAGGTTTTCGTCCATGGAGCACTTTGCTACTCCTATTCGGGCAAATGTCTTTTCAGCAGTTTCCTGCATGGCAGGAGCGCAAACAGGGGGGCCTGTGCCCAGCCCTGCCGACGCCGGTACAGATTCGTTGTAAACGGCAGGGAAGTTGACGAAAGACATCTCAGTGGCAGTTATCCCATCAGCTGCGCCGAACTCTCCACACTAACAGGGCTTGAGGAAATCATAAAAACCGGAGTTGTAAGCCTTAAAATAGAAGGGCGGATGAAAAAGCCTGAGTACGTTACTGCAAGTGCTGCTGCCTATAAGGCTGCAGTCGAAGGAATCTGTGGTCCAGGAGAGAATCCGACAAAAGAGGAACTTGAAGCAAGAGAATCCGAACTTGCAAAACTCTTTTACAGAGGCTTTACAAGAGGTTTCATACTCGGAGAAAAAGGCGTATCTCATCCTAAATACAGTTCAAACTATGGAGCGTTCCTTGGAAAAGTCCTTGATATTTCCCGTTCAAAAGGGAATACGAAACTCACAGTTCGGCTGAATCAGGACATCCAGGTAAAAGACGGTATAAGTATTTTCACGCGAGAGCGGATGCTCGGCTCGGCAGTTACAGGCCTACTCACAATCTCAGGCGAGCATATAATAAGTGCTCAAAAAGGTGAGAAAGTAGGGCTTGAAATCAGCTCGAAGACAGGAAGAGCAGTCCAGAGAGGTGATGAACTCTACCTTACAACAGATACACGGCTCCTCGACACCCTTCAAAAAACAAAACTAAAAACGCTTCCTGTAAGCCTGAAAGTAAGAGCCAGGAAAGGAGAGCGATTTACGGTTGTGATTAGAGAAGAAAGTGAAAATCCCAGAGAGACCAGTGAGACCACAGAGAAGGTTCCATTTGTGGAATTCACGGATGATTATGTCGTCCAGGAAGCTGAGAAAGCCCCAACTACAGCCGAGAAGATACGAAAAGCAATGGAAAGTCTTGGGGACACTTCTTTTGAGGCAGTCTCTGTTGAGATTGATGCTGATGAAAATATTTTCATTCCGGTCGGCGTGCTGAAGAATGCAAGGAGAAAGGCAGCAGACCTCCTGCTGGAAAAAATCCTCAGTGTAGATAAGAGAGAGCAAAAGCACCCGAAGCTTGAGGATTTCAGTCACCTGTGTAGCTCTCAAAGCCGCTGCAGTGAAGCGAGTTATCAATATGAGCAGTCTCCAGCCGTTAATGAGGCCCTCAACAAAACCCTCAGTGAAACCCGGGGCAGAAATTCAGCTTCAAAGAGGCTCCTTCTTAGTGTTGAAGTAAATGAAAGTCACTCTCTCTTCGAGGCCGCGTTCGCCGGTGCAGACGTTATCTATGTTCCGGTTTCGAAGTTTGAAGAGCTTTCCGCAACTGAAAATGCGGAAAAGCTTGAAGATTTGAAAGCTGAAAGGGTCGAAATTGTTTTCCGGGTTCCTCTTATAAATCATGATTATGAACTGGATAAACTCAAACCCTTGCTGGGAAAAGTTAAAGAGGCAGGTTTCGGGATAGCCTGTTCTGATTTCGGGACCTTACAGCTTGCAAAAGAGCTTTCCATACCCTTTACCGCAGGGAAAGAGTTCAATATTTTCAATGCTTTTACTGCCAGCACTCTTTACCAGGCAGGAGCATACAGATCGACCCTTTCAAGCGAACTGAACCTGAGCGAGATCAAAAATCTCTGTGAGGCCCTTCAAACTTGCGAGGGCTCAGGACAGACTGAAATTTTTGTTTACGGCAGAGAGCTTATGCTCATTACGGAAAATGACCTTTTAAAGCCCCTTGTTGACAGAAGAATTGTAAGAAAGGACAGCAAAGTGCTTCTTGTTGACCAGGAAAGTTCCGAATTTCCGGTAGAGCGCCTGGGGACCCGGACCCTGATTTATAACTCAAAAGTGCTTGATATGCTGAAGTACGTCAAAAACCTGAAAGATTACGGTGTGGATGTGCTTCGGCTTGATCTTTCATTTAATACACAGGCTGAGATAAAAGAGATTATAGCGGCATACAAAGAAGCTCTTGCAGGAAAAGAAACCAGGCTGAAACCTGCAAGAGGAGTTGAATATACTACAGGGCACTATTTTAAGGGAGTTTAA
- a CDS encoding MATE family efflux transporter produces MVSDEEMKSGDIVNLFLKFAFPTVVGVVIAGIQGIIDGLFIGNAIGSQGLAAITLAYPAYMVIIAVGVIIGIGASSLAALQLGKEKLSRALDIVHNAFSLCILAGAVFTVAGLIFCETSINILGASGNALAFARDYLRIIFAGSVFMILSVALEPLVRNDGKPRLCMNIMIAGVIVNLVLDYLFIMHMGMGMVGAAFATIISFALPALLFMNYLFGREAKLKLQLKAMKFKLRTQFQILRAGLPSFVMQFSLALILFAHNYMLLRYGSELAVSAYGIIGYVLSIFSMLFEGIALGVQPIIGFNYGAGYYERVSKTLKLTILSCVLTGVFGFVLIYLFPEKMVQIFSQGDSELLEVTLRGMKIFIFSLLVEGTVLLTAIYFQSINRVRAALFIYLGKIFVVLFPLLFILPIFFGLDGVWAASPATEYIMMLVVLGMLLKEFKLLRHAAKAEPRQSAGTKKALPVVRNSGKADVEENPRLVTFKPAEKRETL; encoded by the coding sequence ATGGTAAGTGACGAAGAAATGAAATCCGGGGACATAGTGAATCTATTCTTGAAATTTGCATTCCCGACCGTCGTTGGAGTCGTCATTGCCGGAATCCAGGGAATAATTGATGGCCTTTTTATAGGAAATGCTATTGGAAGCCAGGGGCTTGCAGCAATTACCCTTGCCTATCCCGCTTATATGGTTATAATCGCGGTGGGAGTAATTATCGGGATCGGTGCATCAAGTCTTGCGGCCCTCCAACTTGGAAAGGAGAAACTCAGCCGAGCCCTGGATATAGTACACAATGCTTTTTCCCTGTGTATTCTTGCAGGAGCAGTTTTTACTGTAGCCGGGCTGATTTTCTGTGAAACTTCAATCAACATCCTTGGAGCCAGCGGGAATGCTCTAGCTTTTGCTCGCGATTACCTGAGGATTATCTTCGCTGGTTCAGTTTTTATGATCCTTTCGGTTGCCCTTGAACCGCTGGTCAGGAACGACGGGAAACCCCGGCTCTGTATGAACATCATGATTGCAGGGGTAATTGTAAATCTCGTGCTCGATTACCTTTTTATCATGCATATGGGCATGGGAATGGTGGGTGCCGCCTTTGCCACAATCATTTCCTTTGCTCTCCCGGCATTACTGTTCATGAATTATCTCTTTGGCAGGGAGGCAAAATTGAAACTCCAACTTAAAGCCATGAAATTCAAACTTAGAACCCAGTTCCAGATTCTTAGAGCTGGTCTTCCCTCTTTCGTCATGCAGTTTTCACTGGCTCTCATACTCTTTGCGCACAATTACATGCTGCTCAGGTACGGTTCCGAGCTTGCGGTCTCAGCTTACGGCATTATAGGATATGTCCTTTCAATATTCTCTATGCTTTTTGAGGGAATAGCCCTGGGAGTGCAGCCGATTATAGGTTTCAATTATGGAGCTGGCTATTATGAAAGAGTTTCAAAAACCCTGAAACTGACAATTCTTTCATGTGTCTTGACAGGAGTTTTCGGATTTGTATTAATCTACCTTTTTCCCGAAAAAATGGTGCAGATCTTCAGCCAGGGAGACTCCGAACTTCTGGAAGTTACCCTGCGAGGAATGAAGATTTTCATATTCTCTTTGCTCGTTGAAGGTACCGTGCTTCTCACTGCTATCTATTTCCAGTCAATAAACCGGGTAAGAGCAGCACTCTTCATCTACCTTGGAAAGATTTTTGTTGTTCTCTTTCCTCTGCTCTTTATCCTGCCGATCTTCTTCGGCCTGGATGGAGTGTGGGCTGCATCTCCGGCTACGGAGTATATCATGATGCTGGTAGTTCTGGGAATGCTTTTGAAAGAATTCAAGCTCCTCAGGCATGCTGCAAAAGCAGAACCCAGGCAATCTGCCGGTACAAAAAAAGCACTACCTGTAGTCAGAAACAGTGGAAAAGCCGATGTTGAGGAAAATCCCAGACTTGTTACTTTCAAGCCTGCCGAGAAAAGGGAGACATTATGA
- the cax gene encoding calcium/proton exchanger, protein MEKTKILENIFKLFLIFVPLSLLAEYTHSSPIAIFVLASLAIIPLAKFIGESTEEISARTGPALGGLLNATFGNATELIISFFALQAGLTEMVKASITGSIIGNLLLILGMAFLFGGLGKDEQEFNTTAAKTSASTLFLATTAIVMPAVFVLTSENPSDTIVETLSIAVSVIMAVSYLASLLFSLHTHKHLYTVDTAEYVARWSVKKSIVVLFASTVTVAVISEILVGSIEPLAENLGWTELFIGMIFIAIIGNAAEHVSAVTIAIKNRMDLALQIAIGSTTQIAMFVVPVLVFTSYFFENPMNLIFTTFELAAIVSAVLMVKSIIEDGKSNWFEGLQLLGTYGIMAVVSFLHP, encoded by the coding sequence ATGGAAAAAACAAAAATCCTGGAAAACATTTTCAAATTATTTCTTATCTTTGTGCCGCTGAGCCTGCTCGCAGAGTATACACACTCTTCGCCCATAGCAATTTTTGTTTTAGCTTCGCTTGCAATCATACCCCTTGCGAAATTTATCGGTGAATCGACAGAGGAAATTTCGGCACGTACCGGCCCAGCACTGGGCGGGTTATTAAACGCTACCTTCGGGAACGCAACAGAATTAATCATAAGTTTTTTTGCCCTGCAAGCAGGACTTACTGAAATGGTAAAAGCATCGATTACGGGCTCCATCATTGGAAATCTGCTTTTGATTCTGGGTATGGCGTTTTTATTCGGAGGTCTCGGAAAAGATGAGCAGGAGTTCAACACGACAGCCGCAAAGACAAGTGCCTCCACTCTCTTTCTTGCAACTACAGCTATTGTCATGCCGGCTGTTTTCGTCCTTACTTCCGAAAATCCTTCTGATACAATAGTCGAGACCCTGAGCATTGCAGTTTCGGTCATTATGGCTGTGTCATATCTTGCGAGCCTGCTTTTCTCGCTTCACACCCACAAGCACTTATATACTGTTGATACGGCAGAGTATGTTGCCAGGTGGAGCGTCAAAAAATCTATTGTGGTTCTTTTCGCATCAACAGTTACGGTTGCTGTTATAAGTGAAATCCTGGTCGGCTCCATAGAACCGCTTGCTGAAAATCTTGGCTGGACGGAACTATTTATAGGTATGATTTTCATAGCAATTATTGGAAATGCTGCAGAACATGTATCGGCTGTCACAATCGCAATTAAAAACCGAATGGATCTGGCGCTCCAGATCGCAATCGGCTCGACAACTCAAATCGCTATGTTTGTAGTACCGGTCCTGGTATTCACGAGTTATTTTTTCGAGAACCCCATGAATCTGATTTTCACAACTTTCGAACTCGCTGCCATAGTCTCTGCCGTCTTAATGGTCAAATCCATAATAGAAGATGGCAAAAGCAACTGGTTTGAAGGACTACAGCTTCTTGGAACATATGGAATAATGGCCGTGGTCTCTTTCCTTCATCCATAA
- a CDS encoding PGF-pre-PGF domain-containing protein — MKINRKLCAIALGSTTLIIIFLVLISTLASATQVTRIGNGSDPAIYGNKVVWTNSGVIQVYDLTAGTVTTVTSSAASYPAIYGNTLVWHDESSRTPRLAVYDISTAAKTYITQNVDQSSRPAIYGNRIVWSADYNESNYNYNVYMRDISTSKQTKIADGNSPDIYNSRITYGYEDTDGRTIAVYDINTKETTNVHSSSQIFSPRIYSNKVIWSNFYSRDGFIEMYDLITKKTIDVTSDNTGNTLYGPDVIADAGDDTGTHININGDKIVYSKSGDDQFGYAGVYVYDIPSAKSTQVYIYPKETYTTPDIYENTIVWGIDSNHGGGAANDSDNNGIYLSDLYYINTLLPAAEFTANVTSGTAPLVVLFTASGIDGVSASWLWDFGDGITSKNEMKATHTFTKPGTYNVTLKVTSAAGNISIDKTGYIKVTNSTTPETGVPVANFSSNVSEGYAPLEVQFNDYSQNATSRAWDFNSDGNADSSDPNPVYVYETPGTYSVNLTIYNANGFSYLINTITVLENNSSDDSNSNSDGNSKSGGSKSSGSGGGGGGSPEPAKNIEVKELSQVFITNGKEVKFDFTKNATCVVSVNFDAKKTLGKTTTTVEMLKGKSSLVSELPSGEIYKSFNVWVGNGGIATSKNIEKPTVCFKVEKSWIEDKKIDPASITLNSYREKKWEQLEVEPSGKDDKFLYFTAKTPEFSSFAITGTAKKASDETVTEPQPETETGAVNNNYINQNETGNEGTEAEQKITSTPGFEIGLGIACILSVFLYKRK, encoded by the coding sequence ATGAAAATTAATAGAAAGCTATGTGCAATAGCTTTAGGTTCAACAACCTTAATTATTATATTTTTAGTTTTAATTTCAACTCTAGCATCAGCGACACAGGTGACAAGAATTGGTAATGGATCTGATCCTGCTATTTATGGTAACAAAGTAGTATGGACAAATAGTGGTGTCATCCAGGTTTATGATTTGACCGCCGGAACAGTCACTACAGTTACTTCTTCTGCTGCATCCTATCCGGCTATTTACGGCAACACATTAGTGTGGCATGACGAAAGCAGCAGGACACCAAGGCTTGCAGTATACGATATATCAACCGCCGCAAAAACTTACATCACACAGAATGTAGATCAATCCAGCAGACCTGCTATTTACGGCAACAGGATCGTTTGGAGTGCGGATTACAATGAATCAAATTACAATTACAACGTGTATATGCGGGACATATCAACTTCCAAACAGACCAAAATTGCAGATGGAAACAGTCCTGACATATATAATAGCAGGATAACATATGGTTATGAGGATACAGATGGGAGAACCATAGCTGTTTACGATATTAATACTAAGGAAACTACAAATGTACACTCTTCTAGCCAGATATTTAGTCCCCGTATATACAGTAATAAAGTAATATGGTCAAACTTCTATTCCAGGGACGGATTTATTGAAATGTATGACCTTATTACCAAAAAAACCATAGATGTTACCAGTGATAATACAGGTAATACCTTATATGGACCTGATGTCATTGCTGATGCGGGAGATGACACCGGTACTCATATTAACATAAACGGAGACAAAATCGTATATTCAAAATCTGGCGATGACCAGTTTGGTTATGCAGGTGTATACGTTTATGATATTCCTTCCGCAAAAAGCACTCAAGTCTACATTTATCCAAAAGAGACTTACACTACACCTGATATATACGAGAACACTATTGTATGGGGAATAGACAGTAACCACGGTGGGGGAGCAGCTAACGATAGCGACAATAATGGTATCTATTTGAGTGATCTTTATTACATAAACACCTTGCTACCGGCAGCTGAATTTACTGCCAACGTAACTTCTGGAACTGCACCTTTAGTTGTGTTATTTACTGCCAGCGGCATTGATGGAGTTTCGGCTTCATGGCTCTGGGACTTTGGGGACGGAATTACCTCTAAAAATGAAATGAAGGCGACGCACACATTTACGAAACCTGGCACATATAACGTTACTCTAAAGGTAACCAGTGCCGCTGGCAATATTTCTATAGACAAAACGGGTTACATAAAGGTCACAAATTCGACCACTCCAGAAACGGGGGTTCCGGTTGCAAATTTCAGTAGTAACGTTTCCGAGGGGTATGCTCCTCTGGAAGTACAGTTTAATGATTATTCCCAGAATGCAACCTCAAGGGCATGGGACTTCAATTCCGACGGAAATGCTGACTCAAGTGACCCGAATCCTGTTTATGTATATGAGACTCCTGGTACGTATTCTGTTAACCTGACAATCTATAATGCAAACGGTTTCTCTTACCTGATTAATACAATAACTGTACTGGAAAACAATTCCAGCGACGACAGTAACTCAAACAGTGACGGAAACAGCAAGAGCGGTGGTAGTAAAAGCAGTGGTAGCGGAGGTGGAGGAGGTGGTTCTCCTGAGCCTGCAAAAAACATTGAAGTAAAGGAACTTTCACAGGTGTTCATTACAAATGGAAAAGAGGTAAAGTTTGATTTTACTAAGAATGCAACCTGCGTTGTTTCTGTGAACTTTGATGCAAAGAAGACTTTGGGCAAAACCACAACCACCGTAGAGATGTTAAAAGGAAAATCTTCTCTGGTTTCCGAATTACCCTCTGGAGAGATATACAAATCTTTTAATGTTTGGGTTGGGAATGGTGGAATTGCAACCTCAAAGAACATAGAAAAACCGACCGTTTGTTTCAAGGTTGAAAAATCCTGGATTGAGGATAAAAAGATCGATCCAGCTTCAATCACCCTTAACAGTTACAGAGAGAAAAAATGGGAACAGCTGGAGGTAGAACCATCAGGAAAAGATGACAAATTCCTGTATTTCACAGCAAAAACCCCGGAATTCTCTTCCTTTGCAATAACAGGCACAGCAAAAAAAGCCTCTGATGAAACTGTGACAGAACCCCAGCCTGAGACAGAGACAGGAGCAGTTAATAATAACTATATAAATCAAAACGAGACTGGGAACGAAGGAACGGAAGCTGAACAAAAAATTACATCGACACCTGGATTTGAAATCGGTTTAGGAATAGCTTGTATCCTTAGCGTATTCCTTTATAAACGTAAGTAA